From Staphylococcus sp. M0911, a single genomic window includes:
- the nrdF gene encoding class 1b ribonucleoside-diphosphate reductase subunit beta gives MKAVNWNTQEDMTNMFWRQNISQMWVETEFKVSKDIASWKTLSEAEKNTFKKALAGLTGLDTHQADDGMPLIMLHTTDLRKKAVYSFMAMMEQIHAKSYSHIFTTLLPSSETNYLLDTWVIEEPHLKYKSDKIIENYHKLWGKEASIFDQYIARVSSVFLETFLFYSGFYYPLYLAGQGKMTTSGEIIRKILLDESIHGVFTGLDAQSLRNELSESEKQRADQEMYKLLKELYDNEVSYTHLLYDDIGLAEDVLNYVKYNGNKALSNLGFEPYFEEREFNPIIENALDTTTKNHDFFSVKGDGYTLALNVEALRDEDFIFDDEK, from the coding sequence ATGAAGGCCGTCAATTGGAATACCCAAGAAGATATGACAAATATGTTTTGGCGTCAAAATATCTCTCAAATGTGGGTAGAAACAGAATTTAAAGTATCAAAAGATATTGCAAGTTGGAAAACATTATCTGAAGCCGAAAAAAATACATTTAAAAAGGCATTAGCTGGTTTAACAGGGTTAGACACGCATCAAGCAGATGATGGAATGCCATTAATCATGCTTCACACAACTGATTTAAGAAAAAAAGCCGTTTATTCGTTTATGGCAATGATGGAACAAATTCATGCTAAAAGTTATTCTCATATTTTCACTACATTATTACCATCTAGTGAAACGAACTATTTATTAGATACTTGGGTAATTGAAGAGCCACATTTAAAATACAAATCAGACAAAATCATCGAAAACTACCATAAATTGTGGGGGAAAGAAGCCTCAATTTTTGACCAATATATTGCTAGAGTATCAAGTGTTTTCTTAGAAACATTCTTATTCTACTCTGGATTCTATTATCCGCTTTATCTAGCTGGTCAAGGTAAAATGACAACATCTGGTGAAATTATTCGTAAAATCTTATTAGATGAATCGATACATGGTGTGTTTACAGGTCTAGATGCACAAAGTTTAAGAAATGAGCTTTCTGAAAGTGAAAAGCAACGTGCAGATCAAGAAATGTACAAATTGTTAAAAGAACTTTATGATAATGAAGTATCATATACGCATCTTCTATATGATGATATTGGCTTAGCTGAAGATGTGCTTAATTACGTTAAATACAACGGTAATAAAGCATTATCAAATCTTGGATTTGAACCATATTTTGAAGAACGTGAATTCAATCCAATTATAGAAAATGCTTTAGATACAACAACTAAAAACCATGATTTCTTCTCTGTAAAAGGTGATGGTTATACACTAGCTTTAAATGTTGAAGCATTACGAGATGAAGATTTCATATTTGATGATGAAAAATAA
- a CDS encoding ABC transporter permease — MKFLLKGYVLLIFLVVLTILSLFIGVSQISISDIFHLTDDQLNIILSSRIPRTVSILISGSTLAIAGLIMQQMMQNKFVSPTTAGTMEWAKLGILLSLILFPKGHILIKLIFAVICSVGGTYFFVKLVQLIRVKEVIFIPLLGIMLGGIVSSFTTFIALRTNAVQSIGNWLNGNFAIITSGRYEVLYLSIPFLLITYIFANHFTIAGMGKDFSHNLGVNYEKIINIALFITATITALVVVTVGTLPFLGLIVPNIISIYRGDHLKHALPHTMMLGSIFVLISDIVGRLIVYPYEINIGLTIGVFGTIIFLILLMKGRENYAN; from the coding sequence ATGAAGTTTTTATTAAAGGGATATGTTTTACTCATCTTTCTCGTCGTGCTTACGATTCTCTCTCTATTTATCGGTGTTAGCCAAATATCAATCTCCGATATTTTCCACCTTACCGATGATCAATTAAATATCATTTTATCGAGTCGTATTCCTCGAACAGTTAGTATTCTCATATCAGGTAGTACGTTGGCAATAGCAGGTTTAATCATGCAACAAATGATGCAAAATAAATTTGTGAGTCCAACAACAGCTGGCACAATGGAGTGGGCTAAGTTGGGTATTCTTTTATCACTTATTTTATTCCCTAAAGGTCACATACTTATTAAATTAATATTTGCAGTTATTTGTAGCGTCGGTGGTACTTATTTCTTCGTGAAATTAGTACAACTGATTAGAGTGAAAGAAGTCATCTTTATACCGTTATTAGGTATTATGCTTGGAGGTATTGTTTCAAGTTTTACTACATTTATCGCATTGAGAACTAATGCAGTACAAAGTATTGGAAATTGGCTAAATGGAAATTTTGCTATTATTACAAGTGGTCGTTATGAAGTTCTATATCTAAGTATACCGTTCTTATTAATTACATATATATTTGCAAATCATTTTACGATTGCTGGTATGGGCAAAGATTTTAGCCATAACTTAGGTGTGAATTATGAAAAAATCATTAATATCGCATTGTTTATAACTGCAACAATCACTGCACTTGTAGTCGTTACTGTTGGAACATTACCATTTCTCGGACTCATTGTTCCTAATATTATTTCAATATATCGAGGGGACCATTTAAAACATGCCTTACCTCATACGATGATGTTAGGTTCTATATTTGTGCTTATTTCAGATATTGTAGGACGCTTAATTGTTTATCCTTATGAAATTAACATAGGTCTAACTATTGGTGTTTTTGGAACGATTATATTCCTTATCTTATTGATGAAAGGTAGGGAGAATTATGCTAACTAA